In Desulfobaccales bacterium, a genomic segment contains:
- a CDS encoding methylenetetrahydrofolate reductase — protein MKTASTLEQILASGDLAVTSECGPPRGTSAQKVREKAELLRGYVDGVNVTDNQTAMVRMSSLAACIILKQMGLNPILQMVTRDRNRLAMQSDILGAYAHGIDTMLCLSGDHPHFGDHPMAATVHDIDSIQMIQMVRQMRDEGLFQGGEKIDGPPKMFIGAAANPFADPFELRVARLAKKSNAGVDFIQTQCIYNLDKFEKWMEGVRDRGLHEKVHILAGITPMKSVGMARYMKKKVPGMDVPDEVVKRMGGVPKDKQADEGITICNRIHRA, from the coding sequence ATGAAAACGGCAAGCACTCTGGAACAAATACTGGCATCAGGAGACCTGGCGGTTACCTCCGAGTGCGGGCCGCCCCGGGGCACCTCAGCACAAAAAGTTCGGGAAAAGGCCGAATTGCTCCGTGGTTATGTGGACGGGGTCAATGTTACCGACAACCAGACGGCCATGGTTAGAATGTCCAGCCTGGCGGCCTGCATTATTCTGAAGCAGATGGGGCTCAACCCTATCCTCCAGATGGTTACCCGGGACCGTAACCGGTTGGCGATGCAAAGCGACATTCTGGGGGCCTATGCCCATGGCATCGACACCATGCTCTGCCTATCCGGCGATCATCCCCACTTCGGCGACCATCCCATGGCCGCCACGGTGCACGACATCGACTCGATCCAGATGATCCAGATGGTGAGGCAGATGCGGGATGAAGGGCTGTTCCAGGGTGGGGAAAAAATCGATGGCCCTCCCAAAATGTTTATCGGCGCCGCGGCTAATCCCTTCGCCGACCCCTTTGAGCTGCGGGTGGCCCGCCTGGCGAAGAAATCGAACGCCGGGGTCGATTTCATCCAGACCCAGTGCATCTACAACCTGGATAAATTTGAAAAGTGGATGGAAGGGGTGCGGGATCGTGGCCTGCATGAGAAAGTTCATATCCTGGCAGGCATTACGCCCATGAAGTCGGTGGGCATGGCGCGCTATATGAAGAAGAAGGTGCCGGGGATGGATGTGCCGGATGAGGTGGTGAAGCGCATGGGCGGCGTCCCCAAGGACAAGCAGGCGGACGAGGGCATTACGATTTGTAATAGAATCCATCGAGCG